In a genomic window of Homo sapiens chromosome 22, GRCh38.p14 Primary Assembly:
- the CHCHD10 gene encoding coiled-coil-helix-coiled-coil-helix domain-containing protein 10, mitochondrial isoform b precursor (isoform b precursor is encoded by transcript variant 2): MPRGSRSAASRPASRPAAPSAHPPAHPPPSAAAPAPAPSGQPGLMAQMATTAAGVAVGSAVGHVMGSALTGAFSGGSSEPSQPAVQQAPTPAAPQPLQMGPCAYEIRQFLDCSTTQSDLSLCEGFSEALKQCKYYHGLSSLP, translated from the exons ATGCCTCGGGGAAGCCGCAGCGCGGCCTCCCGGCCAGCCAG CCGCCCAGCCGCGCCCTCTGCCCACCCGCCCGCGCACCCACCGCCCTCGGCAGCCGCCCCAGCCCCCGCCCCTTCGGGCCAGCCGGGGCTCATGGCTCAGATGGCGACCACGGCCGCAGGGGTAGCCGTGGGCTCGGCTGTGGGACACGTCATGGGCAGCGCCCTGACCGGAGCCTTCAGCGGGGGGAGCTCGGAGCCCTCCCAGCCTGCTGTCCAGCAG gcccccacccccgctgccccccagcccctgcagaTGGGGCCCTGCGCCTACGAGATCAGGCAGTTCCTGGACTGTTCCACCACTCAGAGTGACCTGTCCCTGTGTGAGGGCTTCAGCGAGGCCCTGAAGCAGTGCAAGTACTACCATG GTCTGAGCTCCCTGCCCTGA
- the C22orf15 gene encoding uncharacterized protein C22orf15 isoform X5, which produces MFIKVMFGAGCSVLVNTSCRLVNLTAHLRQKAGLPPDVSLHVLPATIALLAEDGNLVSLEEDLKEGASRAQTMGNSLLKERAIYVLVRIIKGEDMASTRYESLLENLDDHYPELAEELRRLSGLSSVGHNWRKRMGTRRGRHEQSPTSRPRKVSSLPPRSC; this is translated from the exons ATGTTTATCAAGGTGATGTTTGGGG CTGGCTGCTCGGTGCTGGTGAACACCTCTTGCAGGCTGGTGAACCTCACCGCCCACCTGAGGCAGAAAGCAGGGTTGCCCCCAGATG TCTCTCTCCATGTCCTCCCAGCGACCATTGCTCTCCTGGCTGAGGATGGCAACCTAGTGAGCCTGGAGGAGGACCTGAAGGAAGGGGCTTCCCGGGCCCAGACCATGGGCAACTCCCTACTGAAGGAGCGAGCCATATATGTCCTCGTTCGGATCATCA AGGGAGAGGACATGGCCTCCACCCGCTATGAGTCCCTATTGGAGAACCTGGATGACCATTACCCAGAGCTGGCAG AGGAACTGCGCAGGCTGTCAGGCCTCTCCTCTGTGGGCCACAACTGGAGGAAGCGTATGGGCACTCGGCGAGGCCGCCATGAGCAAAGCCCCACTTCAAGGCCCAGAAAGGTGAGCTCCCTGCCACCCAGGAGTTGCTAG
- the CHCHD10 gene encoding coiled-coil-helix-coiled-coil-helix domain-containing protein 10, mitochondrial isoform a (isoform a is encoded by transcript variant 1) — MPRGSRSAASRPASRPAAPSAHPPAHPPPSAAAPAPAPSGQPGLMAQMATTAAGVAVGSAVGHVMGSALTGAFSGGSSEPSQPAVQQPLALYPQAPTPAAPQPLQMGPCAYEIRQFLDCSTTQSDLSLCEGFSEALKQCKYYHGLSSLP; from the exons ATGCCTCGGGGAAGCCGCAGCGCGGCCTCCCGGCCAGCCAG CCGCCCAGCCGCGCCCTCTGCCCACCCGCCCGCGCACCCACCGCCCTCGGCAGCCGCCCCAGCCCCCGCCCCTTCGGGCCAGCCGGGGCTCATGGCTCAGATGGCGACCACGGCCGCAGGGGTAGCCGTGGGCTCGGCTGTGGGACACGTCATGGGCAGCGCCCTGACCGGAGCCTTCAGCGGGGGGAGCTCGGAGCCCTCCCAGCCTGCTGTCCAGCAG CCTCTTGCACTGtacccccaggcccccacccccgctgccccccagcccctgcagaTGGGGCCCTGCGCCTACGAGATCAGGCAGTTCCTGGACTGTTCCACCACTCAGAGTGACCTGTCCCTGTGTGAGGGCTTCAGCGAGGCCCTGAAGCAGTGCAAGTACTACCATG GTCTGAGCTCCCTGCCCTGA
- the C22orf15 gene encoding uncharacterized protein C22orf15 isoform X2: MFIKVMFGAGCSVLVNTSCRLVNLTAHLRQKAGLPPDATIALLAEDGNLVSLEEDLKEGASRAQTMGNSLLKERAIYVLVRIISKRERTWPPPAMSPYWRTWMTITQSWQRNCAGCQASPLWATTGGSVWALGEAAMSKAPLQGPERLGDLAHYCQLAKLDSDPRGLAMTSALCDQVQTDNNPAGLLLQNLELLRSCISKRGKVRQDLRPPGAPKLWVQRMGCRGRDKKGRGGRYP, encoded by the exons ATGTTTATCAAGGTGATGTTTGGGG CTGGCTGCTCGGTGCTGGTGAACACCTCTTGCAGGCTGGTGAACCTCACCGCCCACCTGAGGCAGAAAGCAGGGTTGCCCCCAGATG CGACCATTGCTCTCCTGGCTGAGGATGGCAACCTAGTGAGCCTGGAGGAGGACCTGAAGGAAGGGGCTTCCCGGGCCCAGACCATGGGCAACTCCCTACTGAAGGAGCGAGCCATATATGTCCTCGTTCGGATCATCAGTAAG AGGGAGAGGACATGGCCTCCACCCGCTATGAGTCCCTATTGGAGAACCTGGATGACCATTACCCAGAGCTGGCAG AGGAACTGCGCAGGCTGTCAGGCCTCTCCTCTGTGGGCCACAACTGGAGGAAGCGTATGGGCACTCGGCGAGGCCGCCATGAGCAAAGCCCCACTTCAAGGCCCAGAAAG GCTTGGGGACCTGGCACACTACTGCCAACTAGCCAAGTTGGACTCAGACCCAAGGGGGTTAGCCATGACCTCTGCCTTGTGTGATCAGGTGCAAACAGACAACAACCCAGCAGGACTCCTCTTGCAGAATCTGGAATTGCTGAGAAGTTGCATCAGCAAGAGGGGCAAGGTCAGACAGGATTTGAGGCCGCCAGGGGCACCTAAGCTGTGGGTGCAGAGAATGGGATGCAGAGGTAGAGACAAGAAGGGTAGAGGTGGCAGGTATCCCTGA
- the C22orf15 gene encoding uncharacterized protein C22orf15 isoform 1 (isoform 1 is encoded by transcript variant 1): MFIKVMFGAGCSVLVNTSCRLVNLTAHLRQKAGLPPDATIALLAEDGNLVSLEEDLKEGASRAQTMGNSLLKERAIYVLVRIIKGEDMASTRYESLLENLDDHYPELAEELRRLSGLSSVGHNWRKRMGTRRGRHEQSPTSRPRKGPD; encoded by the exons ATGTTTATCAAGGTGATGTTTGGGG CTGGCTGCTCGGTGCTGGTGAACACCTCTTGCAGGCTGGTGAACCTCACCGCCCACCTGAGGCAGAAAGCAGGGTTGCCCCCAGATG CGACCATTGCTCTCCTGGCTGAGGATGGCAACCTAGTGAGCCTGGAGGAGGACCTGAAGGAAGGGGCTTCCCGGGCCCAGACCATGGGCAACTCCCTACTGAAGGAGCGAGCCATATATGTCCTCGTTCGGATCATCA AGGGAGAGGACATGGCCTCCACCCGCTATGAGTCCCTATTGGAGAACCTGGATGACCATTACCCAGAGCTGGCAG AGGAACTGCGCAGGCTGTCAGGCCTCTCCTCTGTGGGCCACAACTGGAGGAAGCGTATGGGCACTCGGCGAGGCCGCCATGAGCAAAGCCCCACTTCAAGGCCCAGAAAG ggCCCTGATTAA
- the C22orf15 gene encoding uncharacterized protein C22orf15 isoform 5 (isoform 5 is encoded by transcript variant 5), with protein sequence MFIKVMFGAGCSVLVNTSCRLVNLTAHLRQKAGLPPDATIALLAEDGNLVSLEEDLKEGASRAQTMGNSLLKERAIYVLVRIISKRERTWPPPAMSPYWRTWMTITQSWQGPD encoded by the exons ATGTTTATCAAGGTGATGTTTGGGG CTGGCTGCTCGGTGCTGGTGAACACCTCTTGCAGGCTGGTGAACCTCACCGCCCACCTGAGGCAGAAAGCAGGGTTGCCCCCAGATG CGACCATTGCTCTCCTGGCTGAGGATGGCAACCTAGTGAGCCTGGAGGAGGACCTGAAGGAAGGGGCTTCCCGGGCCCAGACCATGGGCAACTCCCTACTGAAGGAGCGAGCCATATATGTCCTCGTTCGGATCATCAGTAAG AGGGAGAGGACATGGCCTCCACCCGCTATGAGTCCCTATTGGAGAACCTGGATGACCATTACCCAGAGCTGGCAG ggCCCTGATTAA
- the MMP11 gene encoding stromelysin-3 preproprotein produces MAPAAWLRSAAARALLPPMLLLLLQPPPLLARALPPDAHHLHAERRGPQPWHAALPSSPAPAPATQEAPRPASSLRPPRCGVPDPSDGLSARNRQKRFVLSGGRWEKTDLTYRILRFPWQLVQEQVRQTMAEALKVWSDVTPLTFTEVHEGRADIMIDFARYWHGDDLPFDGPGGILAHAFFPKTHREGDVHFDYDETWTIGDDQGTDLLQVAAHEFGHVLGLQHTTAAKALMSAFYTFRYPLSLSPDDCRGVQHLYGQPWPTVTSRTPALGPQAGIDTNEIAPLEPDAPPDACEASFDAVSTIRGELFFFKAGFVWRLRGGQLQPGYPALASRHWQGLPSPVDAAFEDAQGHIWFFQGAQYWVYDGEKPVLGPAPLTELGLVRFPVHAALVWGPEKNKIYFFRGRDYWRFHPSTRRVDSPVPRRATDWRGVPSEIDAAFQDADGYAYFLRGRLYWKFDPVKVKALEGFPRLVGPDFFGCAEPANTFL; encoded by the exons ATGGCTCCGGCCGCCTGGCTCCGCAGCGCGGCCGCGCGCGCCCTCCTGCCCccgatgctgctgctgctgctccagccGCCGCCGCTGCTGGCCCGGGCTCTGCCGCCG GACGCCCACCACCTCCATGCCGAGAGGAGGGGGCCACAGCCCTGGCATGCAGCCCTGCCCAGTAGCCCGGCACCTGCCCCTGCCACGCAGGAAGCCCCCCGGCCTGCCAGCAGCCTCAGGCCTCCCCGCTGTGGCGTGCCCGACCCATCTGATGGGCTGAGTGCCCGCAACCGACAGAAGAGGTTCGTGCTTTCTGGCGGGCGCTGGGAGAAGACGGACCTCACCTACAG GATCCTTCGGTTCCCATGGCAGTTGGTGCAGGAGCAGGTGCGGCAGACGATGGCAGAGGCCCTAAAGGTATGGAGCGATGTGACGCCACTCACCTTTACTGAGGTGCACGAGGGCCGTGCTGACATCATGATCGACTTCGCCAG GTACTGGCATGGGGACGACCTGCCGTTTGATGGGCCTGGGGGCATCCTGGCCCATGCCTTCTTCCCCAAGACTCACCGAGAAGGGGATGTCCACTTCGACTATGATGAGACCTGGACTATCGGGGATGACCAGG GCACAGACCTGCTGCAGGTGGCAGCCCATGAATTTGGCCACGTGCTGGGGCTGCAGCACACAACAGCAGCCAAGGCCCTGATGTCCGCCTTCTACACCTTTCGCTACCCACTGAGTCTCAGCCCAGATGACTGCAGGGGCGTTCAACACCTATATGGCCAGCCCTGGCCCACTGTCACCTCCAGGACCCCAGCCCTGGGCCCCCAGGCTGGGATAGACACCAATGAGATTGCACCGCTGGAG ccaGACGCCCCGCCAGATGCCTGTGAGGCCTCCTTTGACGCGGTCTCCACCATCCGAGGCGAGCTCTTTTTCTTCAAAGCGGGCTTTGTGTGGCGCCTCCGTGGGGGCCAGCTGCAGCCCGGCTACCCAGCATTGGCCTCTCGCCACTGGCAGGGACTGCCCAGCCCTGTGGACGCTGCCTTCGAGGATGCCCAGGGCCACATTTGGTTCTTCCAAG GTGCTCAGTACTGGGTGTACGACGGTGAAAAGCCAGTCCTGGGCCCCGCACCCCTCACCGAGCTGGGCCTGGTGAGGTTCCCGGTCCATGCTGCCTTGGTCTGGGGTCCCGAGAAGAACAAGATCTACTTCTTCCGAGGCAGGGACTACTGGCGTTTCCACCCCAGCACCCGGCGTGTAGACAGTCCCGTGCCCCGCAGGGCCACTGACTGGAGAGGGGTGCCCTCTGAGATCGACGCTGCCTTCCAGGATGCTGATG GCTATGCCTACTTCCTGCGCGGCCGCCTCTACTGGAAGTTTGACCCTGTGAAGGTGAAGGCTCTGGAAGGCTTCCCCCGTCTCGTGGGTCCTGACTTCTTTGGCTGTGCCGAGCCTGCCAACACTTTCCTCTGA
- the C22orf15 gene encoding uncharacterized protein C22orf15 isoform X4 — protein sequence MFIKVMFGAGCSVLVNTSCRLVNLTAHLRQKAGLPPDATIALLAEDGNLVSLEEDLKEGASRAQTMGNSLLKERAIYVLVRIIKGEDMASTRYESLLENLDDHYPELAEELRRLSGLSSVGHNWRKRMGTRRGRHEQSPTSRPRKVQTDNNPAGLLLQNLELLRSCISKRGKVRQDLRPPGAPKLWVQRMGCRGRDKKGRGGRYP from the exons ATGTTTATCAAGGTGATGTTTGGGG CTGGCTGCTCGGTGCTGGTGAACACCTCTTGCAGGCTGGTGAACCTCACCGCCCACCTGAGGCAGAAAGCAGGGTTGCCCCCAGATG CGACCATTGCTCTCCTGGCTGAGGATGGCAACCTAGTGAGCCTGGAGGAGGACCTGAAGGAAGGGGCTTCCCGGGCCCAGACCATGGGCAACTCCCTACTGAAGGAGCGAGCCATATATGTCCTCGTTCGGATCATCA AGGGAGAGGACATGGCCTCCACCCGCTATGAGTCCCTATTGGAGAACCTGGATGACCATTACCCAGAGCTGGCAG AGGAACTGCGCAGGCTGTCAGGCCTCTCCTCTGTGGGCCACAACTGGAGGAAGCGTATGGGCACTCGGCGAGGCCGCCATGAGCAAAGCCCCACTTCAAGGCCCAGAAAG GTGCAAACAGACAACAACCCAGCAGGACTCCTCTTGCAGAATCTGGAATTGCTGAGAAGTTGCATCAGCAAGAGGGGCAAGGTCAGACAGGATTTGAGGCCGCCAGGGGCACCTAAGCTGTGGGTGCAGAGAATGGGATGCAGAGGTAGAGACAAGAAGGGTAGAGGTGGCAGGTATCCCTGA
- the C22orf15 gene encoding uncharacterized protein C22orf15 isoform 4 (isoform 4 is encoded by transcript variant 4) — MFIKVMFGAGCSVLVNTSCRLVNLTAHLRQKAGLPPDATIALLAEDGNLVSLEEDLKEGASRAQTMGNSLLKERAIYVLVRIISKVAQEGEDMASTRYESLLENLDDHYPELAGP; from the exons ATGTTTATCAAGGTGATGTTTGGGG CTGGCTGCTCGGTGCTGGTGAACACCTCTTGCAGGCTGGTGAACCTCACCGCCCACCTGAGGCAGAAAGCAGGGTTGCCCCCAGATG CGACCATTGCTCTCCTGGCTGAGGATGGCAACCTAGTGAGCCTGGAGGAGGACCTGAAGGAAGGGGCTTCCCGGGCCCAGACCATGGGCAACTCCCTACTGAAGGAGCGAGCCATATATGTCCTCGTTCGGATCATCAGTAAGGTGGCCCAAG AGGGAGAGGACATGGCCTCCACCCGCTATGAGTCCCTATTGGAGAACCTGGATGACCATTACCCAGAGCTGGCAG ggCCCTGA
- the C22orf15 gene encoding uncharacterized protein C22orf15 isoform 2 (isoform 2 is encoded by transcript variant 2) yields the protein MFIKVMFGAGCSVLVNTSCRLVNLTAHLRQKAGLPPDATIALLAEDGNLVSLEEDLKEGASRAQTMGNSLLKERAIYVLVRIISKRERTWPPPAMSPYWRTWMTITQSWQRNCAGCQASPLWATTGGSVWALGEAAMSKAPLQGPERALIKGMDCTL from the exons ATGTTTATCAAGGTGATGTTTGGGG CTGGCTGCTCGGTGCTGGTGAACACCTCTTGCAGGCTGGTGAACCTCACCGCCCACCTGAGGCAGAAAGCAGGGTTGCCCCCAGATG CGACCATTGCTCTCCTGGCTGAGGATGGCAACCTAGTGAGCCTGGAGGAGGACCTGAAGGAAGGGGCTTCCCGGGCCCAGACCATGGGCAACTCCCTACTGAAGGAGCGAGCCATATATGTCCTCGTTCGGATCATCAGTAAG AGGGAGAGGACATGGCCTCCACCCGCTATGAGTCCCTATTGGAGAACCTGGATGACCATTACCCAGAGCTGGCAG AGGAACTGCGCAGGCTGTCAGGCCTCTCCTCTGTGGGCCACAACTGGAGGAAGCGTATGGGCACTCGGCGAGGCCGCCATGAGCAAAGCCCCACTTCAAGGCCCAGAAAG ggCCCTGATTAAGGGGATGGATTGCACACTGTAG
- the C22orf15 gene encoding uncharacterized protein C22orf15 isoform X3, producing the protein MFIKVMFGAGCSVLVNTSCRLVNLTAHLRQKAGLPPDATIALLAEDGNLVSLEEDLKEGASRAQTMGNSLLKERAIYVLVRIISKVAQEGEDMASTRYESLLENLDDHYPELAEELRRLSGLSSVGHNWRKRMGTRRGRHEQSPTSRPRKVQTDNNPAGLLLQNLELLRSCISKRGKVRQDLRPPGAPKLWVQRMGCRGRDKKGRGGRYP; encoded by the exons ATGTTTATCAAGGTGATGTTTGGGG CTGGCTGCTCGGTGCTGGTGAACACCTCTTGCAGGCTGGTGAACCTCACCGCCCACCTGAGGCAGAAAGCAGGGTTGCCCCCAGATG CGACCATTGCTCTCCTGGCTGAGGATGGCAACCTAGTGAGCCTGGAGGAGGACCTGAAGGAAGGGGCTTCCCGGGCCCAGACCATGGGCAACTCCCTACTGAAGGAGCGAGCCATATATGTCCTCGTTCGGATCATCAGTAAGGTGGCCCAAG AGGGAGAGGACATGGCCTCCACCCGCTATGAGTCCCTATTGGAGAACCTGGATGACCATTACCCAGAGCTGGCAG AGGAACTGCGCAGGCTGTCAGGCCTCTCCTCTGTGGGCCACAACTGGAGGAAGCGTATGGGCACTCGGCGAGGCCGCCATGAGCAAAGCCCCACTTCAAGGCCCAGAAAG GTGCAAACAGACAACAACCCAGCAGGACTCCTCTTGCAGAATCTGGAATTGCTGAGAAGTTGCATCAGCAAGAGGGGCAAGGTCAGACAGGATTTGAGGCCGCCAGGGGCACCTAAGCTGTGGGTGCAGAGAATGGGATGCAGAGGTAGAGACAAGAAGGGTAGAGGTGGCAGGTATCCCTGA
- the C22orf15 gene encoding uncharacterized protein C22orf15 isoform X6, whose protein sequence is MFIKVMFGAGCSVLVNTSCRLVNLTAHLRQKAGLPPDVSLHVLPATIALLAEDGNLVSLEEDLKEGASRAQTMGNSLLKERAIYVLVRIISKVAQGSLPCSYGRM, encoded by the exons ATGTTTATCAAGGTGATGTTTGGGG CTGGCTGCTCGGTGCTGGTGAACACCTCTTGCAGGCTGGTGAACCTCACCGCCCACCTGAGGCAGAAAGCAGGGTTGCCCCCAGATG TCTCTCTCCATGTCCTCCCAGCGACCATTGCTCTCCTGGCTGAGGATGGCAACCTAGTGAGCCTGGAGGAGGACCTGAAGGAAGGGGCTTCCCGGGCCCAGACCATGGGCAACTCCCTACTGAAGGAGCGAGCCATATATGTCCTCGTTCGGATCATCAGTAAGGTGGCCCAAGGTTCTCTCCCCTGCAGCTATGGTAGAATGTAA
- the C22orf15 gene encoding uncharacterized protein C22orf15 isoform X1: MFIKVMFGAGCSVLVNTSCRLVNLTAHLRQKAGLPPDVSLHVLPATIALLAEDGNLVSLEEDLKEGASRAQTMGNSLLKERAIYVLVRIISKRERTWPPPAMSPYWRTWMTITQSWQRNCAGCQASPLWATTGGSVWALGEAAMSKAPLQGPERLGDLAHYCQLAKLDSDPRGLAMTSALCDQVQTDNNPAGLLLQNLELLRSCISKRGKVRQDLRPPGAPKLWVQRMGCRGRDKKGRGGRYP; this comes from the exons ATGTTTATCAAGGTGATGTTTGGGG CTGGCTGCTCGGTGCTGGTGAACACCTCTTGCAGGCTGGTGAACCTCACCGCCCACCTGAGGCAGAAAGCAGGGTTGCCCCCAGATG TCTCTCTCCATGTCCTCCCAGCGACCATTGCTCTCCTGGCTGAGGATGGCAACCTAGTGAGCCTGGAGGAGGACCTGAAGGAAGGGGCTTCCCGGGCCCAGACCATGGGCAACTCCCTACTGAAGGAGCGAGCCATATATGTCCTCGTTCGGATCATCAGTAAG AGGGAGAGGACATGGCCTCCACCCGCTATGAGTCCCTATTGGAGAACCTGGATGACCATTACCCAGAGCTGGCAG AGGAACTGCGCAGGCTGTCAGGCCTCTCCTCTGTGGGCCACAACTGGAGGAAGCGTATGGGCACTCGGCGAGGCCGCCATGAGCAAAGCCCCACTTCAAGGCCCAGAAAG GCTTGGGGACCTGGCACACTACTGCCAACTAGCCAAGTTGGACTCAGACCCAAGGGGGTTAGCCATGACCTCTGCCTTGTGTGATCAGGTGCAAACAGACAACAACCCAGCAGGACTCCTCTTGCAGAATCTGGAATTGCTGAGAAGTTGCATCAGCAAGAGGGGCAAGGTCAGACAGGATTTGAGGCCGCCAGGGGCACCTAAGCTGTGGGTGCAGAGAATGGGATGCAGAGGTAGAGACAAGAAGGGTAGAGGTGGCAGGTATCCCTGA
- the C22orf15 gene encoding uncharacterized protein C22orf15 isoform X7 codes for MFIKVMFGAGCSVLVNTSCRLVNLTAHLRQKAGLPPDATIALLAEDGNLVSLEEDLKEGASRAQTMGNSLLKERAIYVLVRIISKVAQEGEDMASTRYESLLENLDDHYPELAGANRQQPSRTPLAESGIAEKLHQQEGQGQTGFEAARGT; via the exons ATGTTTATCAAGGTGATGTTTGGGG CTGGCTGCTCGGTGCTGGTGAACACCTCTTGCAGGCTGGTGAACCTCACCGCCCACCTGAGGCAGAAAGCAGGGTTGCCCCCAGATG CGACCATTGCTCTCCTGGCTGAGGATGGCAACCTAGTGAGCCTGGAGGAGGACCTGAAGGAAGGGGCTTCCCGGGCCCAGACCATGGGCAACTCCCTACTGAAGGAGCGAGCCATATATGTCCTCGTTCGGATCATCAGTAAGGTGGCCCAAG AGGGAGAGGACATGGCCTCCACCCGCTATGAGTCCCTATTGGAGAACCTGGATGACCATTACCCAGAGCTGGCAG GTGCAAACAGACAACAACCCAGCAGGACTCCTCTTGCAGAATCTGGAATTGCTGAGAAGTTGCATCAGCAAGAGGGGCAAGGTCAGACAGGATTTGAGGCCGCCAGGGGCACCTAA
- the C22orf15 gene encoding uncharacterized protein C22orf15 isoform 3 (isoform 3 is encoded by transcript variant 3), translating into MFIKVMFGAGCSVLVNTSCRLVNLTAHLRQKAGLPPDATIALLAEDGNLVSLEEDLKEGASRAQTMGNSLLKERAIYVLVRIISKVAQEGEDMASTRYESLLENLDDHYPELAGANRQQPSRTPLAESGIAEKLHQQEGQGP; encoded by the exons ATGTTTATCAAGGTGATGTTTGGGG CTGGCTGCTCGGTGCTGGTGAACACCTCTTGCAGGCTGGTGAACCTCACCGCCCACCTGAGGCAGAAAGCAGGGTTGCCCCCAGATG CGACCATTGCTCTCCTGGCTGAGGATGGCAACCTAGTGAGCCTGGAGGAGGACCTGAAGGAAGGGGCTTCCCGGGCCCAGACCATGGGCAACTCCCTACTGAAGGAGCGAGCCATATATGTCCTCGTTCGGATCATCAGTAAGGTGGCCCAAG AGGGAGAGGACATGGCCTCCACCCGCTATGAGTCCCTATTGGAGAACCTGGATGACCATTACCCAGAGCTGGCAG GTGCAAACAGACAACAACCCAGCAGGACTCCTCTTGCAGAATCTGGAATTGCTGAGAAGTTGCATCAGCAAGAGGGGCAAG ggCCCTGA